The genomic window ttgcgctggcaacctgaaaggttgcgctacacagccccttgaatctggtattttagtcgcctcttacgacaggcatacataccgcgggtaatttctgatcccctaacccctggtccacctttaaggcgatatctcgaaaatgcgtccacctacagaactaagatccactcccttttgaaatactctttgTTAccgtccatttgataccaatgtcatacaaacacattccagggttaccctaggttcattttcctacatgacaATCTgttgttttgtctccaaagctctcagctgattatgtaatgttcggttacacccgaacttagccttccttgtttCTATTTTCTTTCTTGCAAATTCTTAATGACACAGCTGTTACAGACAGACAGCACGTTGCTTTTGGTTAACTTGCTTATTCGGTGTACCTTGAACATAAGCGATAGGTAACGAACATTTGATTTAAGTTAGTCATGATTAGTGTTGCTGTTTGAATACTCTCTGTTCTACGTAAAAGAGTAAATCCTAACACGGCTGGGAAAGGCTGCTTGATCTATTATCACTTGTCAAGTATAATATGCGAATCGGAAGGGGCAAATCAGTTCTAAAAGCTCGAgggatcaaaaaaaattgttccccAGGCATTCTGGTTACTATCATAGTAGTAACGGATTCATATCCTTCAAAGGACTGACAACGTCCGCAGCACTTCCTTAAACTTTGGGGAAGTGCTTTTACGTTTACCACAATAACAGCAGCAAACAGAATTtgatataattttcttttttttctagatAAAACTACTCGAGGAAGAAATCGATGAACTTaatatggcattaaaagaatgCCGTGAGGACAACGAGCAACAAATTATTTACCAACGCAACAAGGCTGTGAGTATTAATGGTGATGCTGAAGATTTGTACTGGGATAATATGTTGTAATTAACaaacaaatcaaatataaaacaCTCCAACATAAATGAACGCAAACTAAACGCTTTAAGCTCACCACATCAAGTTTGGCATAGCTTTCACAACAAAAACTAACGCTTACAGCACGTTTTAAACAagtttattaaattataaaaaatatatatatttaattgcagttttgtttaaattatattttctgttaTTGTATaattacaaatttcaaataaatgttaAAACTTTTTGTTAATATAATAGTtgtcttaatttttttaaaattttatattttaagatatttttatGCAAATCTCTTTTCGGCTttgtttttatgtaaaaattacaatattttgCGCGCGCTTTATCgtatttctctctctctctctgtaaCGCATACTTAGGAAACACTCGAAACTGAAACGAAAGACTTGAAATCTCGCATTAACAGCGCCGACGAACGTTTCACCGAATATGCTACAAATGCCGAACATGTTGCCCAAACGCTGCGCCAGCAAAATACGCAACTGCAAGAGCAACTCGATGAAGCACAAAATCAGCTCGAAATGGAaaaggaagaaaaactaaccGCATTGTTGCGTAATGCTGAAATTTCACAAAGTGAAGAACTATTACGCAAAGAATTGCGTATTGAACGTGTTGAGGCCAACGATTTACATGAGAAAAATGTGCAACTGAGCAATGAAATGGAATCCAAAGTACAAGAGATAAAACAATGTAAAAGCGAAATGGCAGAATTAAAGACTGTGAtgtataaaaatgttgaaaagtTGAAAGAGATTGATGAGATGCAGCGAGAGATAAGCGAAAAAAATAAGGTAAGTAACCATCTCGTAtacatttttgaagttttttttttaatttacttagttTTTCTACCATTTTCACAGACAATAAAAGTTCTAAATCAACGATTAGCGGATTTGAAGAAAACGTTGCAAAATGAATTTCACAGCGCTAAAACTTTTGATACGGATAAGACGCGCAATGGTGATTGTATAGCTGCGAAAACAACGTCAACAACATGCACAACAAATGTGTTAGCGAGTAATGCTACACTCTTTAAGGAGACATTTATATGCGATCAATGTGGCATGAATTCAGCTATGGTCACCAGTTGCGCCACATCCAGCAGCAACAGCATCGTTATGGATGAagtcaattttaaatatttaaagcaTGTTATTGTTAAATTTCTTACTAGTCGTGAGGTAGGTGCTACTATAAGAGTCgttttttttagtaaaaacaagtaaaggtatataagttcgggtgtaacccattttcaaaagttttagtgttttccaatttcatgttagtacctgggcgaccgagctttgctcggcaatcttcgagtatgccgcataacatactttgttctacatgtcaacattaatcaaactctacttttttttatatgtacatacatatattatatatttttacttaccaattttGAACTCCTTAAAAATAGATgtcaaaaatatatcaaaaactaaccgcaaaatgaactggaatgaaaaatttgaaatgggtaattctagcctatagtataagggattgttatgacaattagtgaaatcgagaactaagttatttaggtcgagtatcttcatgcgccgaattattaatttcaaacatttttttagttatgcaCTAtcaaagtctcacaattttattacattcgaaaaacttgtaaatttcactaATGGCAACTATCggttatgacaactatcagttagtttaattaaacgtcaacttacttccctaagcgcaaTCTCtaggtaagtagttaaatggttagctGTCGTTTTCAAGTTGAACATATggctctagtgttcaacggtagcaaattaccatggtgagatatctttttgctatagtgagaaatctttctaatagtaatctctgagaaattgcaattattcatttcatattgccaaaaatatgcatttaaatatattttgctagaatttgccacggtgccttgatattgcatttcaattttattagcgtgtgtaaaattaagaaaattaagtcgaatcatgtgtaagatttttttacgaagatttttaaatttaatgttctttaaagctttaatagaatatgagtaagtagagtactatttcgtctaactatccgtaccctaaatggcaaccctacttaaaaatgtccctattgtaatgcggagcgaaatacctttcgtttgatacccatatcggcatctcatgcaattttttttaaatttcgaaaaggtggcaaccctaaatggcaatcctactcaaaaatgtccctattgtactgcggagtgaaatacctttcgtttgacacccatatcggcatatctcatgcaattttttttcgaataggtggcaaccataaatggcaaccctactcaaaaatgtccctattgtagtgcggattgaaatacctttcgtttgatacccatatctgcatatctcatgcaattttttaatttcgaataggtggcaaccctactcaaaaatgtccctattgtaatgcggagtgaaatacctttcgtttaatacccatatcggcatatctcatgcaatttttttttatttcgaataggtggcaaccttgtgaaacattctgagtggcaacacctaggtagaaagtcttataaggtgatacgttatctctgtgtcaaatttcatttaaatcggttgatcGGTGGTCGTTCCCgtgatcgttcggctatacaaacatacaaatatacgaatatacaaatatacaagaattgctcgtttaaagttataagataattcaatttagaaagtaaaattctattgatacaaagctcttttcttttatataaaagtgggcgtagtctttaaccaatctcgtccattttctagaaatatttcctgttatagggaaaatctgtgtacccaattttattacgatccgttaatttttcttggagttatggctcccgaaacatggacaattgctttgtcataaaaggggcggtgccacgcccattttttaaaatttgaagtttttcctatttgttgttataaatccgcttggtatatgaaataccattgatataaacctttttttttgcaaagatatagcttatttataGATATAGCTATATTATTAAGATATAGCttatgccacgcccattttaaaaaacgtttttcaaatttttatcaagagtctcagtatcagtccacatgtcaaatttcaacattataggtgtattatttactaaataatcaggtttgttgtgttttccaaaatgttatatatataaaaagtgggggtggttatcatcccatttcgctcattttcaataccaatctattctgggtccagataaactcgcgtaccaaatttggtgaagatatcgtgttaacggacggacgcacggacatggctcgatcaaattttttttcgatcctgatgattttgatatatggaagtttatatctatctcgattcctttatacctgtaaaaccaaccgttatccaatcaaagttaatatactctgtgtgcaaagcacgttgagtataaaagGGGTCATCGTCGGaatgagagaaaaaaaatatatattttttaaacgttTATGCTTTTTCTTGCAAGGAAGTGTGTCGTCAACTCGGTTTTCACTTATTCAAGGGGAGACTATATAATTCTTTGGCAAGTTCTATAAATTGTATACCTACATAATTCGACAATTCCACACAGCTACTAAAATTTCCCACAATTACGAGAATTTCTTCCTGAGTTGGCTGCACTGCACTCTGCCGGAAAATATAATAATATCAAGTCCAAAGTaaagaataatataaaaaaaaaaacaaaactagaAGAACATTTTACTAAGCACTCAgagtgtaattctgccatgaaatgcttctcattgaaaacacatctgccttgcagaaaaCAAGTAGTTGCCGTcccgacaatttgtaggaaaaattaaaaggagcatgacgcaaattggaagaaaagctcggcctaaaatctctttggaggttatcttGCCTTCTTACATTTAGTATTTTTATAGATTCTCTGCTGCGGCTTTCATTTTCTTTAAATCTCGGTACCTTTGCCAATCTATATacatttaacttagtaatagaaaagaaataaaaaaaaaatgattagaaattagcgtttttacaacccccttttaaaaccaaggcatcagtgtgatgcatttgcatgtcgtaaacatagttgtgtgggttttttattcaaccgttttaaaaaatgaaggtatcactgacACAATTGCAgttcgtaaaattgcttgtgttgttttttttaagccaccacaagacacagcaggtagaattgaaatttcccctacccaaaagtacgacccaaaggggggggggggggggggggggcatcagaattcgttttagaggtatggttccttcggcaaagtttcttattttgatccctagaatacgattttcacatagcaatgagcgatttttaaatcgacccgccctaatatacatatatcgaaGTTATATTGTGAGCATTTTTTTCAGTAATAATCTTTAATAACGGAAACTTATATCCCCACATATAAGTCAAAACTTCCAAGTACTTTGTATACCTTttaccattattattattattaataggtctggaagcactgcgacctttgtgcagatctattgtgcaagacctttcagcctaattttgtatctggaggcttttattgtatctaagtacctcttcaagcTTTTAAATCCATATGAcaatagggattaagagtcccaccacctagatgggatagtctctgcctagctagagcgacgcattcgcagagaatgtgaacgacaaatttgggtatccgATAGATGTGATTTACTtatgtgatatcgtagaccgcagtgtcccgtatagtacccttTTACCAGCCTCCATCGTCTCATTTTGATGTGTAACCGTAATATAACAGAATTTTCTATGTAATCAAAATTGTATTATATACTAAATGAATTCACATTGCAATCATTGCAGGTGGAAGCACGCCATTTAATACGCGCTGTTGCAACATTACTAAAACTTACCAAAGATGAAGAGAAATTATTGCAAGATACATTAAACTGGAAAATGAGTTGGTTCGGCTCGAAGCCCAACCATGGTAGAGGTCAACATTCCTTCTCCATACCGCCAAGTTAATATATCAAAATGCATTTACACATTAAACAAATACCCCAACTGCTGCACCCGAATTGGTTCGTTGAGTGTTTCATAGATGGAGCTCTCTCCAAGACCATGATAAAAAAAACCTCAACGCATATGATTTCAAATAATACCGTAAGGCAAATTAAAATTACAAGAGAATTGTTGCTAGTTAAAATTAATTACCTTTTAGAGAAATAGACTTACGCTTATTTATTATGCCACTTATTTGGAACTGAACTTGTATTGGAGTGAGTCGCCgtgttttgttaaattttaaagatGACTTGAAAAGGTATCAATTAATGTTCAGTAGttattaataaattatatttaagtaCTTATAGCACTCACCTTGCTTAAAAATCGAAACTTCACTGTAAAAACCGCGCACTATAGGCCTGACTACATTGAACACGGCGGCTACAGACTACAACCACcaaaagcaaagcttgacgacaaccttAGCTAATGGGCCAATTAatagtgacttataaccataaaaccataaccagataaaacatctgatcgaacctaccttatggaaatcaatgtaatcgtttaatgctgccataccataacgctaacgccataaccataccatagccaaccaattggtttttggtttctcgccatatccataacctaaaaatatttgatttggtgaatttaataactttttgtagattttattcattgttttggatacgttatgactaagagatttattttttgtggaatgtctttgtaattttttgcgttttcttcatttgtaTGAAAttgtcacgatttttaggttaaggcaccattaatcgatcacattgtagatggttatggatatgggtatggttacgactatggcgttagggttaaggaagtttaatttgcctttaggagacttattgtttgtggaataagttttaattttttgcgttttcttcatttgtatgaaattttcacgatttttaggttaaggcaccattaatcgatcacattggagatggttatagatatgggtatggttacgactatggcgttagggttaaggatgtttaattagcccttaagcactttaagcttgaaacacaatgccctgacgccgcgaaataaacgcgacgaacatcgccttgtcaaaaatagaatccccataattacatgaaggtgaacacaatgaacgccaagagcgaaatttacgcgacgtcattttgcgacgatagatttatttctatcgtcgccgccgggcgatgacgacaaacatcccaagggttgctgctgttcaattttttaggTATAAAAAAAGAAAGCATAATGtccaaaaactaaattttttttctttacatataatttttaatttttagtttaattccttaacatatttgttttgttttgttaatttcttagcattttcttaacatttttgttttgttttgttaatttcttaacattttgggcgtgttttagcagtcaagtgctaaagcatagaatcaaaaaagtttaattattttcatctttatttctaaatattggccactctgaataaacagcgccaatttcgcccggcattgtattttaagtagacgaaatgtctgggcgtaatttgaaaaatgtcatcgcccgacgcggcgtatatcgtcgtcgctcggcattgtgtttcatgCATTACGCGGCAGCCACAAAATAAACTTAAGCAAACAGTAGCCACACATTTATAAGAAATGCATTGTTCATGTTAAGAAAGCGTGCATCAGAATGATTTTAACCAGCATTAtctggtttgttttttttttttgacagaatAAAAAGAACGCCACGCTCTGTTGCTTGCCaaaaatttaattagttttaaattttgttgCTGATCTGGCGCGCTGAAAATAACGAACTTCATAGAACACGTAGAAATAATTTGACGGCTGTCGCCGCCGTGAATGTAGTCAGGCCTTATATAGCTGATATTTTAGCTTAATTTAAACTTGCCAAATTTGTATTTGAATAACGTTCTTGCAGTTTTTCCTTTTGTTAGATGTTTATTAAAAATCGAAATTGatatcttctataaatcttttttaCAAGTTAGATTTTATATATTCTGTTTGAGAATTTTAAGAGTCAAGCCTaagaaattcctttttttttaatatttgttaagATAATCATTCCATTATATGTATTAGCATATATTTGAAATGTATAGTATTTATTCCTAAATATACATGATTtcttaagaaaattttaatttattctgtTGTAAGatttcatatttttaataaacaagtaagaacctTAATTAACTACGAGGGTGTTATTAATCCTCGGAATCCAATGGATTGATCCATGTGGATCACTGTCCATTGGAATGCAGGGAATATGTGTTTGGGTATAATAGTGAGTACCGAATTTAGGCAGTTTTTTATTACATCctattaaaaattatttcttaGGCGGCAATAACTTGTGAATATTATCcatatttgcttttttataaaTTGTGTTAATAcacattcacccctattctgcatttcgattacgttcccgttctacgctccgcttcaatcgaagtttggtattctgcattacgacggaatcgtaaagagaagaggaagagcaaatgatttttcgaaatcagctgttggtacggaatgtatgaacattggaacaaaataaattaaagaaaatttgtaaaaaacactgaaaaacgtttatattttattatccacgccattttgtacaaaaaaaagcaatagaatatattgccgcagtgttatatttttttgagtgaagtgctttcataattgtaagtgtgttttgtcgttcttttggccaattccctgccgtggccccCAAGTATTGTTAAAACGGATTcttgcacgaatatagttgacattttctgaattttaaggatgctaatttcattgcactggcctaaaatactttttaaaggtttatttattcattccgcaaggattgtttacgttttcgcttcaccttcctctacgccggcagcttgctttagcatataactggacccaacgaacagacacaaattatagctgtctattataatggaatcaatagccgcggtattatttatggagttggaaagcaacgcatacgaaaattgccaggcgagaatggaaaggcaaatattgcgagatgtGTGTAATACATTTGAGATGAGttacgaattgtaagaaattgaacataaaattggtaaagtttaatgacttattttcttattaagttcaaaaaaaaaacgttcgacttaacaaggatgctttaaagtatgtgttagatacttttgcggagcaaatacgtccaaggacttcgacatcgacatgttgtttttgacctggaaacatataaaaaacaatcatcatcaagctttctacgtttcttaacaagttttacttacatttttgttaaaattctgttataaattaataaaaaaaataaaaagaaaatatttttccgccaaaaaatttgcaacttagaaaaacggaactacgatcgaaatgcagaatacaaaaaatcgaacaattcgaagttggatcgaaagagattggaacacagaataccaaaattgccaaatcgaaaaaattccaatccaagtcgaaatgcagaatagggctgattaatcGGAATCTGCACTTAACACTGACATTAGCGACTACGTGGTGAAATTTGGCACTGTTACCGATTAAAACCTCGGCGGAAAATGTAG from Eurosta solidaginis isolate ZX-2024a chromosome 3, ASM4086904v1, whole genome shotgun sequence includes these protein-coding regions:
- the Golgin97 gene encoding golgin subfamily A member 1, with translation MFASLKNKIKEETGSDVATSAAITRHTNHNNNRIRSRFSSTLSVNSANDEGGGGGTGSIDSQSYVAEQLSTLRSQCNELTTKVTDLTTRLQIVQEEKLRVEKTNEILLETVKVAQTQKDIYCEEQEKIQNLQQTEIDKFKNLLSFREQEAVDRLSALRQNQQQLENLTVELERLKQYEPMVEDLQDELERLRHSSQLGKNNLTTTLAAVEEENRHLKMRLQIMEKARLDAINSFSADEKMQALRQERKMLEQHLEEAHLQLSDIKSTWSGQNLALETQVSRLSKQVAEETTEKRKVLRSRDDLNEKVKQLEFEMTNLQDDMKQRDDKIKLLEEEIDELNMALKECREDNEQQIIYQRNKAETLETETKDLKSRINSADERFTEYATNAEHVAQTLRQQNTQLQEQLDEAQNQLEMEKEEKLTALLRNAEISQSEELLRKELRIERVEANDLHEKNVQLSNEMESKVQEIKQCKSEMAELKTVMYKNVEKLKEIDEMQREISEKNKTIKVLNQRLADLKKTLQNEFHSAKTFDTDKTRNGDCIAAKTTSTTCTTNVLASNATLFKETFICDQCGMNSAMVTSCATSSSNSIVMDEVNFKYLKHVIVKFLTSREVEARHLIRAVATLLKLTKDEEKLLQDTLNWKMSWFGSKPNHGRGQHSFSIPPS